One Fibrobacter sp. UBA4297 DNA window includes the following coding sequences:
- a CDS encoding YbaB/EbfC family nucleoid-associated protein, with protein MDMSKMLKDLQKMQSKMLKAQNDLKAQSFDAEAGGGMVKVAMNGKGVLTMVKINPDAVDKDDVEALEDLIMAAVNSAVKKKDDAQQASISDITGGMKIPGLM; from the coding sequence ATGGACATGAGCAAGATGCTTAAGGACCTTCAGAAAATGCAGAGCAAGATGCTTAAGGCGCAAAACGACCTCAAGGCTCAGAGCTTTGACGCCGAAGCCGGTGGCGGAATGGTGAAGGTCGCCATGAACGGAAAGGGCGTGCTCACGATGGTCAAGATTAATCCGGATGCCGTCGACAAGGACGATGTCGAAGCTCTCGAAGACCTCATCATGGCAGCCGTGAACTCCGCCGTCAAGAAGAAAGACGATGCCCAGCAGGCAAGCATTTCGGACATCACCGGTGGCATGAAAATCCCCGGTTTGATGTAA
- the ispD gene encoding 2-C-methyl-D-erythritol 4-phosphate cytidylyltransferase: protein MSNSLFSGKFAAVLPAGGLGKRMGGTIPKQLMNLGNKPVYQYSLETFLNMDEIAEVVIAVPADWKDYFEKDIFSRLSSAFGTGYGNNLNKLRIVVGGKERWQSVQNGVNALTSGAEYVLVHDVARPFVSEKIIRDVCETLINKGSCLVAKPAIDTIKIASDGHVESTIDRNKVWLAQTPQAARIDLLKSLYARIEKEPLNFTPTDEASILEFFGETVYIVKGEAANDKLTTPEDFEIFVNRANQN, encoded by the coding sequence ATGTCCAATTCGTTATTCTCTGGAAAATTCGCAGCAGTTCTCCCCGCAGGCGGTCTTGGCAAGCGCATGGGCGGGACAATTCCCAAACAATTGATGAATCTCGGCAATAAGCCTGTTTACCAATACAGCCTTGAGACTTTCCTCAACATGGATGAAATCGCAGAAGTCGTGATTGCGGTTCCTGCCGATTGGAAAGACTACTTTGAAAAAGATATTTTTAGCCGTTTGAGTTCCGCATTTGGAACCGGATACGGAAATAATTTAAACAAACTAAGGATTGTCGTCGGCGGAAAAGAACGCTGGCAGTCTGTGCAAAACGGCGTGAACGCCCTTACCAGCGGCGCAGAATACGTCCTAGTCCACGATGTCGCACGCCCGTTCGTAAGCGAAAAGATCATCCGCGATGTCTGCGAAACACTTATCAACAAAGGCAGTTGCCTTGTAGCCAAACCCGCAATCGATACCATCAAGATTGCAAGCGATGGCCACGTCGAAAGTACAATTGACCGCAACAAGGTCTGGCTCGCGCAGACGCCGCAAGCGGCCCGCATCGATTTACTCAAAAGCCTTTACGCCCGAATCGAGAAGGAGCCGCTAAATTTCACGCCGACCGACGAAGCAAGCATCCTCGAATTCTTTGGCGAGACCGTCTACATCGTCAAAGGCGAAGCGGCAAACGACAAGCTCACTACGCCCGAAGACTTCGAAATCTTCGTAAACCGAGCAAACCAAAACTAA
- a CDS encoding NAD(P)/FAD-dependent oxidoreductase, giving the protein MFTYRYRELAVALEKKGEIRLALAKTLRVNPEEIFNLEIERFSLDSRRKGDLHWSYNVVFDLKRKVRAMGNNARGLIESKHEIKSLDAEPLKDTVAMASHVDVIGAGPSGLWAALHLLRKGFSVDIYEQGKQVEERFRDIRKFFVDRKFNAYSNVLFGEGGAGAFSDGKLNTRSRNLFSETVLKDMVDFGVDESVVTFAKPHIGTDKLVLMLRQVRAEIVRLGGRIHFNTSLEDIEINDGRICAIKLKNVEQTRDDNTIRRALRPTELGITEPTCWHEVQRRETRENPTTNVFLNSSTSIWQPCEALVLAVGHSARSVYEMLHTRGVTLESKAFAMGVRVEHPQSLINMRQLGLNVDTRLTGAAEYFLATPTINKTSSAYSFCMCPGGVLVPCASEPGTLATNGMSYSRRNGAFANGAIAVPITAGAEGFDIPSSGSLFGGLDLQRKIETDAYNVGGKVYAAPAQTIKNFLAHREDKTLPKTTYPCGLVPSNLWDWMDKTICQSLAEGFQNFDRKIPGFINEGLIVAPETRTSSPLRITRNNETLESVNTQGLFVLGEGAGYAGGIVTSAADGVRLAHYARRCK; this is encoded by the coding sequence ATGTTTACATATCGCTACAGAGAACTCGCTGTCGCCCTTGAAAAAAAAGGCGAAATCCGTCTTGCGCTCGCCAAGACGCTCCGAGTGAACCCCGAAGAAATCTTCAATCTCGAAATCGAACGTTTTTCGCTAGACTCCAGACGCAAAGGCGACTTGCACTGGTCCTACAATGTCGTTTTCGACCTGAAGCGCAAAGTCCGTGCTATGGGGAACAACGCCCGTGGGCTCATCGAATCCAAGCACGAGATCAAGAGCCTCGATGCAGAACCGTTAAAAGACACTGTAGCGATGGCAAGCCACGTGGACGTGATTGGAGCAGGTCCTAGCGGTCTCTGGGCGGCGCTACACCTTTTGCGCAAAGGGTTCTCTGTTGACATCTATGAACAAGGTAAACAAGTCGAAGAACGTTTTCGCGACATCCGCAAGTTCTTTGTAGACCGCAAGTTCAACGCCTACAGCAACGTGCTATTTGGTGAAGGTGGAGCTGGCGCATTCAGCGATGGCAAGCTCAACACCCGCAGTCGCAACCTGTTCAGCGAAACCGTACTCAAGGACATGGTGGACTTTGGCGTTGACGAAAGCGTTGTCACGTTTGCAAAGCCGCACATCGGCACAGACAAACTCGTACTCATGTTGCGTCAAGTCCGCGCCGAAATTGTCCGCCTTGGCGGGCGTATCCATTTCAACACAAGCCTTGAAGATATTGAAATCAATGATGGTCGCATTTGCGCGATCAAGCTGAAAAACGTTGAACAGACGAGAGACGACAACACCATAAGGCGAGCGTTGCGACCAACAGAGTTGGGCATAACCGAGCCGACTTGTTGGCACGAAGTGCAAAGACGAGAGACGAGAGAAAACCCTACAACAAACGTATTCTTAAATTCCTCAACTTCGATCTGGCAGCCGTGCGAAGCGCTGGTCCTTGCAGTTGGGCATTCCGCACGTAGCGTTTACGAGATGCTCCACACTCGCGGCGTGACTCTCGAAAGCAAGGCGTTCGCCATGGGCGTCCGCGTCGAACACCCACAATCGCTCATCAACATGCGACAGCTCGGACTGAACGTCGATACAAGACTCACTGGAGCCGCCGAATATTTCCTCGCCACGCCGACAATCAACAAGACTTCGAGCGCCTACAGCTTTTGCATGTGCCCCGGCGGAGTCCTTGTGCCATGTGCCTCGGAACCGGGAACGCTTGCGACAAACGGCATGAGCTACAGCCGCCGCAATGGCGCATTTGCTAACGGAGCCATCGCCGTCCCGATTACAGCAGGCGCCGAAGGCTTTGACATTCCTTCAAGCGGTTCGCTTTTTGGCGGTCTCGACTTACAACGAAAAATCGAAACCGACGCCTACAACGTCGGTGGAAAAGTTTACGCCGCTCCCGCGCAAACGATCAAGAACTTCCTCGCCCACCGCGAAGACAAAACGCTCCCCAAAACCACCTACCCTTGCGGGCTCGTGCCAAGCAATCTGTGGGATTGGATGGACAAGACGATTTGCCAAAGTCTCGCCGAAGGCTTCCAAAATTTTGACCGCAAGATTCCGGGATTCATCAACGAAGGCCTGATTGTCGCCCCCGAAACGCGCACCAGCTCGCCGCTCCGCATCACGCGCAACAACGAAACACTCGAAAGCGTAAACACCCAAGGACTATTCGTCCTCGGCGAAGGAGCCGGCTATGCAGGCGGAATCGTCACCAGCGCCGCGGACGGCGTACGACTTGCACACTACGCTAGGAGATGCAAGTAA
- a CDS encoding YbjQ family protein, whose protein sequence is MIIVNTDFITGKEIETIQLVKGSIVFSKNVVRDIFAGLKTIIGGEIAGYSEATMIGADAIVNVRYSASSLMASAAEIIAYGTAVRFK, encoded by the coding sequence ATGATTATCGTCAACACAGACTTCATTACAGGCAAAGAAATCGAAACCATCCAGCTCGTCAAGGGGAGCATCGTATTTTCAAAGAATGTTGTCCGAGATATTTTCGCCGGACTCAAGACCATTATCGGTGGCGAAATCGCGGGATATAGCGAAGCAACCATGATTGGAGCAGACGCAATCGTGAATGTCCGCTATTCCGCAAGCAGCTTAATGGCGAGTGCCGCAGAAATCATCGCCTACGGCACGGCAGTTCGATTCAAATAA
- the dnaX gene encoding DNA polymerase III subunit gamma/tau, translated as MAYIAMARKWRPQSFSDMVGQEHIAKTLENAIQGGRLHHAFLFTGTRGVGKTTSARILARTLNCKGSDPLHPCGQCDSCKDIAGGNPMDVYEIDAASNTSVDNIRDVIERVQYPPVIGKYKIFIIDEVHMLSTGAFNALLKTLEEPPSHVIFIFATTEVNKVPQTILSRVQRFDFKRLTVDQIRSRLRYICEQEGIKATDEALDIFAEKADGSMRDGLTYFDQAYAFTGNEMTAESVRSVLGIPPVELFFSLIQSIENHDIKGCFRMVDDAVKIGIEFIPLLDGFGKFLRNLLYARLDAFTPDALNITEELYTKYKSCAQSLTNGDILRISKMLIDLQGTLRYSTNPRLLVETTFARMAWLDRLVDLRKALAAINDPKSAENDAVKKKVTEVSAMIDAQEEVQASYDDPFAGYDQGGVQAFSRYEIAAAWPSILSNIANDGDYVFSAAIAGTTLETGDPEQNPFPITLTYAGTTENAENWGYRQMTEHPEYVERVTRILEDRLQTKIALSIRTRAYTESELAEQRAAKMSPYELDLEKEPGLAKLQQMFATELVFTKKLKKAALVAQSDDEDCDA; from the coding sequence ATGGCATACATCGCAATGGCGCGTAAGTGGCGCCCGCAATCATTCAGCGATATGGTCGGTCAGGAACATATCGCAAAGACTCTCGAGAACGCCATTCAGGGCGGTCGTCTCCATCATGCATTCCTTTTTACCGGCACCCGTGGTGTGGGCAAGACTACTAGCGCCCGCATCCTCGCCCGCACGCTCAACTGCAAGGGCTCTGACCCATTGCACCCGTGTGGGCAGTGCGACAGCTGCAAGGATATCGCCGGTGGAAACCCGATGGACGTCTATGAAATAGATGCGGCATCCAACACCAGCGTCGACAACATCCGCGATGTGATTGAACGTGTGCAGTACCCGCCCGTCATCGGCAAGTACAAGATCTTCATCATCGACGAAGTCCACATGCTCTCGACAGGCGCCTTCAACGCGCTCCTCAAGACGCTCGAAGAACCGCCGTCCCACGTAATTTTCATCTTCGCGACGACCGAAGTCAACAAGGTCCCGCAGACGATTTTGAGCCGTGTCCAGCGTTTTGACTTCAAGCGCCTGACCGTTGACCAGATCCGCAGCCGCCTCCGCTACATTTGCGAACAGGAAGGCATCAAGGCTACCGACGAAGCCCTCGACATCTTTGCCGAAAAGGCCGACGGTTCCATGCGCGACGGTCTCACCTACTTTGACCAGGCCTACGCCTTTACCGGGAACGAGATGACCGCGGAATCCGTCCGCTCTGTGCTCGGCATCCCGCCTGTAGAACTTTTCTTCTCGCTCATCCAGTCCATCGAGAACCACGACATCAAGGGTTGCTTCCGCATGGTGGATGACGCAGTGAAAATCGGGATCGAGTTCATCCCATTGCTCGACGGCTTTGGCAAGTTCCTCCGCAATTTGCTCTATGCCCGCCTCGACGCCTTCACGCCAGATGCACTCAACATCACCGAAGAACTTTACACCAAGTACAAGAGCTGCGCACAAAGTCTTACGAACGGCGACATCCTCCGCATAAGCAAGATGCTTATCGACTTGCAGGGTACGCTCCGCTATAGCACGAACCCGCGCCTCCTCGTCGAGACGACGTTTGCCCGAATGGCTTGGCTCGACCGACTGGTCGACTTGCGAAAAGCTCTTGCAGCGATTAACGATCCTAAAAGCGCCGAAAACGACGCGGTAAAAAAAAAAGTAACTGAAGTTAGCGCCATGATAGACGCCCAGGAAGAAGTCCAGGCGTCTTATGATGACCCGTTTGCAGGCTACGATCAAGGTGGCGTGCAAGCGTTTTCACGTTACGAGATTGCGGCCGCTTGGCCCTCCATCCTTTCGAACATCGCTAACGATGGCGACTACGTGTTCTCCGCCGCCATTGCTGGCACCACACTGGAAACCGGCGACCCCGAACAGAACCCGTTCCCGATTACACTCACCTACGCGGGCACGACCGAAAATGCCGAAAACTGGGGCTACCGCCAGATGACGGAACATCCCGAGTATGTCGAACGCGTCACGCGCATTTTGGAAGATCGCCTACAGACGAAAATCGCGCTTTCCATCCGCACCCGCGCCTACACCGAGAGCGAACTTGCCGAACAGCGCGCCGCCAAGATGAGCCCGTACGAACTCGACCTGGAAAAGGAACCGGGACTTGCAAAACTCCAGCAGATGTTTGCGACGGAACTCGTTTTCACCAAGAAACTCAAGAAAGCGGCACTTGTCGCCCAAAGTGACGATGAGGATTGCGACGCATAG
- a CDS encoding ATP-dependent helicase has product MEKSPKSENVENSLEWERSRLDKEQLEAVETTEGYVRVVAGAGSGKTRTLTHRYLYLVKEMGISPANILCVTFTNKAAAEMKKRIRSILGGDDSGYISTFHGFCVQFLREEIHVLNYPKEFMILDEDDQKSLLRKAYADLGFSLKDLKISSVLDFVGGRKANDIGYVSLFAEHLADEVGTSAAGNAQAVEGEKREHLVELADDAPDKWMAVYYRYLYEQKKNYALDFDDLILVTLYILENFPEKLDKWRKRMMYVMVDEYQDIDGQQYRLADLLSSYHKNLFVVGDPDQTIYGWRGADINRILEFDQFHKGTKTILLQNNYRSTPSILKVPDAVIKNNKYRIEKVLRPVRAGGKTPVFYHAKNTREEAKWIVERIQNAVQNSVKNGAGGVLYKDIAVLYRMHSQSRSVEEALMSESIPYKVYSGVGFYQRKEIKDIICYLRMLVYADDLSFIRTVNTPKRQFGPKKMAILQAFADTRKVGLYEALLEIVYEAGRLNDVAPDVTTQAELSSVGNDHRKIDFDCKEFLSRSNVVEYVKLIEKYRSRYKDMRVSELLSKMLRETKYEEMLRLDGDEDRLDNLAELKQGILEFENYYEEDASLDEYLQNIVLFTNADEDVQEKDRVQLMTIHNAKGLEFPYVFVCGLNEGFFPVKRVQNKIQLEEERRLAYVAFTRAENVLCLSDAEDGVAGESGSRYPSRFLLEMDMGELDVARGFSDDLLLAARDFIAEADRNRDLMGDFEEDESLGAVKKAPTAEFAVGDRVVHKIFGIGTVSAVDKKNFCYEITFDKFATPRSIQFDFPLVLSSPT; this is encoded by the coding sequence ATGGAAAAAAGCCCGAAAAGCGAAAATGTTGAAAACTCCCTCGAATGGGAGCGTTCCCGCCTAGACAAGGAGCAACTTGAGGCGGTAGAGACGACCGAGGGCTACGTACGTGTAGTGGCTGGAGCGGGGTCGGGCAAGACCCGGACGCTCACGCACCGCTATCTGTATCTCGTGAAGGAAATGGGCATTTCGCCTGCGAATATTCTCTGCGTGACGTTCACGAACAAGGCGGCTGCCGAAATGAAAAAGCGCATCCGTTCGATTTTGGGCGGTGATGATAGCGGCTACATTTCGACGTTCCACGGCTTTTGCGTGCAGTTTTTGCGTGAGGAAATCCACGTGCTGAACTACCCGAAGGAATTCATGATTTTGGACGAGGATGACCAGAAGTCGCTTTTACGCAAGGCGTATGCGGATTTGGGATTCTCGCTCAAGGACTTGAAAATCAGCAGTGTCCTTGATTTTGTGGGTGGCCGCAAGGCAAATGATATTGGCTATGTGTCTTTGTTTGCGGAACACTTGGCGGATGAGGTGGGTACATCGGCGGCCGGGAATGCGCAGGCCGTTGAAGGCGAAAAGCGCGAGCATCTGGTGGAGCTTGCAGACGATGCTCCAGACAAGTGGATGGCGGTTTATTACCGCTATCTGTACGAGCAGAAGAAAAATTACGCGCTCGATTTTGACGACTTGATTCTGGTGACGCTGTATATTCTGGAGAATTTTCCGGAAAAGCTCGACAAGTGGCGCAAGCGCATGATGTATGTGATGGTCGATGAATACCAGGACATAGACGGTCAACAGTACCGCTTGGCGGATTTGCTTTCGAGTTACCACAAAAATTTATTTGTAGTGGGCGATCCGGACCAGACGATTTATGGCTGGCGCGGGGCCGATATCAACCGCATTTTGGAATTTGACCAGTTCCATAAAGGCACAAAGACGATTCTGTTGCAGAACAATTACCGTTCGACTCCGAGCATTTTGAAGGTGCCGGATGCGGTCATCAAGAATAACAAGTACAGAATCGAGAAGGTCTTGAGGCCAGTCCGTGCGGGCGGAAAGACGCCTGTTTTTTACCATGCAAAGAACACTCGCGAAGAAGCGAAATGGATTGTGGAGCGCATCCAGAATGCGGTGCAGAACTCCGTGAAAAATGGCGCGGGCGGTGTGCTTTATAAGGATATCGCGGTCTTGTACCGTATGCATTCGCAGTCGCGTTCTGTCGAAGAGGCGTTGATGTCGGAGTCTATCCCTTACAAGGTCTATAGCGGTGTCGGCTTTTACCAGCGCAAGGAAATCAAGGACATCATTTGCTATTTGCGGATGCTTGTGTATGCCGACGACTTGTCGTTTATCCGGACGGTGAATACGCCAAAGCGCCAGTTCGGGCCGAAGAAAATGGCGATTTTGCAGGCGTTTGCGGATACGCGCAAGGTCGGGCTTTACGAGGCTTTGCTTGAAATTGTGTATGAGGCGGGGCGCTTGAACGATGTGGCGCCTGATGTCACGACGCAGGCGGAACTTTCGTCGGTTGGCAATGACCATCGGAAAATTGATTTTGACTGCAAGGAATTCTTGTCGAGAAGCAACGTCGTTGAATACGTGAAGTTGATTGAAAAGTACCGCTCGCGTTATAAGGATATGCGCGTTTCGGAATTGCTTTCGAAGATGCTGCGTGAGACGAAGTACGAGGAAATGCTGCGCCTAGATGGCGATGAAGACCGCTTGGACAATCTCGCAGAACTCAAACAGGGAATTCTCGAATTTGAGAATTACTACGAAGAAGATGCTTCGCTGGATGAGTATTTGCAGAACATCGTGCTGTTCACGAATGCGGATGAAGATGTGCAAGAGAAAGACCGTGTGCAGCTCATGACGATCCACAATGCGAAGGGCCTGGAATTTCCGTATGTCTTTGTTTGCGGTTTGAACGAGGGCTTTTTCCCGGTAAAGCGCGTGCAGAACAAGATTCAGCTCGAAGAAGAACGCAGACTTGCGTATGTGGCGTTCACGCGCGCCGAAAATGTGCTTTGCCTGAGCGATGCCGAAGATGGCGTGGCGGGCGAGAGCGGGTCGCGTTATCCGTCGAGATTCTTGCTCGAAATGGACATGGGCGAGCTCGATGTGGCGCGTGGATTCTCGGACGATTTGCTTTTGGCGGCACGAGATTTTATTGCAGAAGCGGACCGCAATCGAGACTTGATGGGCGATTTTGAAGAAGACGAGAGTCTTGGCGCTGTAAAGAAAGCGCCTACGGCAGAATTTGCGGTAGGCGATCGTGTGGTGCACAAGATTTTTGGAATCGGGACCGTCAGCGCTGTTGACAAAAAGAATTTCTGCTACGAAATTACTTTTGACAAGTTTGCAACCCCGCGCTCGATACAGTTTGATTTCCCGCTAGTTTTGTCATCCCCGACTTGA
- the pheT gene encoding phenylalanine--tRNA ligase subunit beta: MKVSLNWLRRHVDLPESAEDVAKALTSIGLEVEGMEEPGKVYDKLLVAKVLTCDPHPDSDHLHITTVNDGTNTIQVVCGAPNVAAGQTVVLAPIGAELPLPDGTKLKMKKSKIRGVESFGMICAEDEIGLSDDHGGIMVLDDSIPAGTPFVSLGMYDVCYELNVTPNRPDALSHRGVARELAAKFNRPLKPLAYNFKEDSEDASAAISLEVVPGCGCSRYVGRVIKDVKVEKSPAWLAKLLHAVGMNSINNVVDITNFILMDVGQPLHSFDMDQLHGNKIKVRRAVKGEHIETIDHTAHELIENDLVICDGDRPACVAGVMGGVESEIVDATKNVFLESAWFNPTVIRKQAKRLCISTDSSYRFEREIDFATQDEYSKYACAMIQEVAGGRILKGSVEYTGEDHKKENNVVTLRIARAEKVIGMKLEAAQVEKFLTGIALEVVKKDAESITFKIPSFRPDLEREVDLIEEIARLIGFDNIPYSLPKFTMQPNDLPAIEVLNRKIRKTLSAMGLHECLSLRFTSKARTEALFGPESDDRRSKPALLLNPLSEELGAVPTSLLPNLLKAVAENEKNRPGSVRLFEVAKGQFKRARKDERDPGFDESNLVALTIAGNFDTNPLNDKPKQIDFAAFKGLVQSFFKRLGLVVEFRAATKPELFLHPGKQAEIVCNGTVLGTMGELHPNCLKANEISYETYVMEADMDKMEHESHKKIVFQPFSRQVPSTRDISIEVAKSMTHEDVLARIKALNPKNLAKITLKSIYEGEKIEAGKKNMVYSLTYQAMDRTLTDDEVNKAHNKLRDKIVQNGDIVLR, encoded by the coding sequence ATGAAAGTTTCTTTGAATTGGCTTAGACGTCACGTTGACCTTCCGGAATCTGCGGAAGATGTCGCAAAGGCGCTCACCTCCATCGGTCTCGAAGTTGAAGGCATGGAAGAACCGGGCAAGGTCTATGACAAGTTGCTCGTTGCAAAGGTTCTCACTTGCGATCCGCACCCGGATAGCGATCACTTGCACATCACTACCGTGAACGACGGCACGAACACCATCCAGGTTGTTTGCGGAGCCCCGAACGTCGCTGCAGGCCAGACGGTTGTGCTCGCCCCGATTGGCGCAGAACTCCCGCTCCCCGACGGCACCAAGCTCAAGATGAAGAAATCCAAGATTCGCGGTGTCGAAAGCTTCGGCATGATTTGCGCCGAAGATGAAATCGGACTTTCTGACGACCACGGTGGAATCATGGTTCTCGACGATTCCATCCCAGCTGGTACGCCGTTCGTAAGCCTCGGCATGTACGATGTTTGCTATGAACTGAACGTCACGCCGAACCGCCCGGACGCTCTTAGCCACCGCGGTGTCGCACGCGAACTCGCCGCCAAGTTTAACCGCCCGCTCAAGCCGCTCGCTTACAACTTCAAGGAAGATTCCGAAGACGCAAGCGCCGCCATCAGCCTCGAAGTCGTTCCGGGTTGCGGTTGCTCCCGCTATGTGGGTCGCGTCATCAAGGACGTGAAGGTTGAAAAATCCCCGGCATGGCTCGCCAAGCTCTTGCACGCTGTCGGCATGAACAGCATCAACAACGTCGTCGACATCACGAACTTCATCTTGATGGATGTCGGTCAGCCGCTCCACAGCTTTGACATGGACCAGCTCCACGGGAACAAGATCAAGGTCCGCCGCGCCGTCAAGGGCGAGCATATTGAAACGATCGACCACACCGCACACGAACTCATCGAAAACGATCTCGTGATTTGCGACGGAGACCGTCCGGCTTGCGTCGCTGGCGTTATGGGTGGTGTCGAATCCGAAATCGTCGACGCGACGAAGAACGTGTTTCTCGAAAGCGCATGGTTCAACCCGACCGTTATCCGCAAGCAGGCCAAGCGCCTCTGCATCTCCACGGACTCCAGCTACCGCTTCGAACGCGAAATCGACTTCGCCACGCAGGACGAATACAGCAAGTATGCTTGCGCCATGATTCAGGAAGTCGCTGGTGGCCGCATCCTCAAGGGTTCCGTCGAATACACCGGCGAAGACCACAAGAAAGAAAATAACGTTGTTACGCTCCGCATCGCCCGCGCCGAAAAAGTCATCGGCATGAAGCTCGAAGCAGCCCAAGTCGAAAAATTCCTCACGGGTATCGCTCTCGAAGTTGTAAAGAAAGACGCAGAATCCATCACCTTCAAGATTCCGAGTTTCCGCCCGGACCTCGAACGCGAAGTCGACCTCATCGAAGAAATCGCTCGCCTCATCGGCTTTGACAACATTCCGTATAGCTTGCCGAAGTTCACGATGCAGCCGAACGACCTCCCGGCCATCGAGGTTTTGAACCGCAAGATCCGCAAGACGCTTTCTGCTATGGGCCTCCACGAATGCTTGAGCCTCCGCTTCACGAGCAAGGCCCGCACCGAAGCCCTCTTTGGCCCCGAAAGTGACGACCGTCGCAGCAAGCCCGCCCTCCTCTTGAACCCGCTTTCCGAAGAACTCGGTGCCGTGCCGACGAGCCTCCTCCCGAATTTGCTCAAGGCTGTTGCCGAAAACGAAAAGAACCGTCCGGGTTCTGTTCGTCTGTTCGAAGTGGCAAAGGGTCAGTTCAAGCGCGCCCGCAAGGACGAACGCGATCCGGGCTTTGACGAATCCAACCTTGTCGCCCTCACCATCGCTGGTAACTTTGACACAAACCCGCTCAACGACAAGCCGAAGCAGATTGACTTTGCCGCCTTCAAGGGCTTAGTCCAGAGCTTCTTCAAGCGTCTCGGTCTCGTCGTGGAATTCCGCGCCGCCACAAAGCCGGAACTCTTCCTCCACCCGGGCAAGCAGGCAGAAATTGTCTGCAACGGCACGGTGCTTGGAACGATGGGCGAACTCCACCCGAACTGCCTCAAAGCTAACGAAATCAGCTACGAGACCTACGTGATGGAAGCCGACATGGACAAGATGGAACACGAAAGCCACAAGAAGATTGTGTTCCAGCCGTTCAGCCGCCAGGTGCCTTCGACCCGCGACATTTCTATCGAAGTTGCAAAGTCGATGACTCACGAAGACGTGCTCGCCCGCATCAAGGCTCTCAACCCGAAGAACCTCGCGAAGATTACTCTCAAGAGCATCTACGAAGGTGAAAAGATTGAAGCAGGCAAGAAGAACATGGTCTATAGCCTCACCTACCAGGCCATGGACCGCACGCTCACGGACGACGAAGTCAACAAGGCTCACAACAAGCTCCGCGACAAGATCGTCCAAAACGGCGACATCGTGCTAAGATAA
- a CDS encoding RluA family pseudouridine synthase has protein sequence MITRTIDRNFANMRLDRFLRKAFPEESLSVFFAVIRKKKVRVNGVIGKANQMLVEGDVVNIYENFKSVGSTSSPTLTGEERNTKGESLPLASSGDTPPKGGHAHISAEALSGQRPQRPDAKSATGFAKNKSTWGRHLTGAEKQAHWGAHELDLVVQTEDYVIVNKPSGLASQPGSGTRPGESLVEYLWEWGRSEGLDFKPTIAHRLDQETSGLIIAALHGDTLRDFTRMIREHVVDKFYFALVKGNLKKDRGTISESLLRTDSAKGSKMLVGKDDENAQKAITHYRVKQHYEGYDLVKIKLETGRMHQIRAHFASIGHPLLGDTRYGDFALNREVKKQFGLNRLFLHSCRLEFDWQGEHKVFDCPLPKELRDVIKQLKPMRYERH, from the coding sequence ATGATTACACGTACTATCGATCGCAATTTTGCAAACATGCGCCTTGACCGTTTCCTCCGCAAGGCTTTCCCCGAAGAATCACTCTCGGTGTTCTTCGCAGTCATCCGCAAAAAGAAAGTCCGTGTAAACGGCGTTATTGGCAAGGCAAACCAGATGCTCGTCGAAGGCGACGTGGTCAACATTTACGAGAACTTCAAGTCGGTTGGTTCGACAAGCTCACCAACCTTGACGGGAGAAGAGAGGAATACCAAAGGGGAAAGCCTTCCCCTCGCTTCGAGCGGGGACACACCACCTAAAGGTGGCCATGCCCACATAAGTGCTGAAGCACTAAGTGGTCAAAGGCCGCAACGCCCCGATGCAAAAAGCGCAACAGGTTTCGCCAAGAACAAGTCCACTTGGGGCCGCCACCTCACAGGTGCCGAAAAGCAAGCACACTGGGGCGCTCACGAGCTCGACCTCGTCGTGCAAACCGAAGATTACGTGATTGTGAACAAGCCCTCGGGACTCGCAAGCCAGCCGGGCAGCGGCACACGCCCTGGCGAAAGCCTCGTGGAATACCTCTGGGAATGGGGACGTAGCGAAGGTCTCGATTTCAAGCCGACCATCGCCCACCGACTCGACCAGGAAACGTCTGGCCTCATCATTGCAGCCCTCCACGGCGACACGCTCCGCGATTTCACGCGCATGATTCGCGAACATGTTGTAGACAAGTTCTACTTTGCGCTCGTCAAAGGCAACCTCAAGAAAGACCGCGGTACCATCAGCGAATCGCTCCTGCGCACAGACAGCGCCAAGGGCAGCAAGATGCTCGTCGGCAAAGATGATGAAAATGCACAGAAGGCCATCACGCATTACCGCGTCAAGCAGCATTACGAAGGCTACGATCTTGTGAAAATCAAGCTCGAAACAGGCCGCATGCACCAGATTCGCGCCCACTTCGCAAGCATCGGGCATCCGCTTCTCGGCGATACGCGTTACGGCGACTTCGCGCTCAACCGCGAAGTCAAAAAGCAGTTCGGACTGAACCGCTTATTCTTGCACAGCTGTCGTCTAGAATTCGACTGGCAAGGCGAACACAAAGTTTTCGATTGCCCGCTCCCCAAAGAACTCCGCGATGTCATCAAGCAGCTCAAGCCGATGCGTTACGAGCGCCACTAA